One Ictalurus furcatus strain D&B chromosome 25, Billie_1.0, whole genome shotgun sequence DNA window includes the following coding sequences:
- the hey2 gene encoding hairy/enhancer-of-split related with YRPW motif protein 2, with protein sequence MWACRESARGSSAPWEKKLRGILEGRKGKKEEKIRREARARHDQLCAHRSRSDPSAPETRARADMKRPCEDTTSDSDMDETIDVGSENNYPAQSSSSFLRCASPTTTSQVMARKKRRGIIEKRRRDRINNSLSELRRLVPTAFEKQGSAKLEKAEILQMTVDHLKMLQATGGKGYFDFHSLAMDFMSIGFRECLTEVARYLSSVEGLDSSDPLRVRLVSHLSSCAAQLVASSITHHPQALHPLHPLHQLPAAFVARATPSASSSSSSSEPHRSSFSHASSIAPPLSTSLLSLSATFPLSFPAGFPLFAPGMTSSATISPSISSSSTSSTSQQSSSGSSSAKPYRPWGTEVGAF encoded by the exons ATGTGGGCGTGTCGGGAAAGCGCCCGAGGCTCGAGCGCTCCGTGGGAAAAGAAGCTCAGAGGGATTCTGGagggaagaaaaggaaagaaagaagaaaaaatccgCAGAGAGGCGCGCGCGCGCCACGACCAGCTGTGCGCACACCGCTCGCGCTCCGATCCCTCAGCCCCAGAAACTCGCGCTCGCGCCGACATGAAGCGGCCCTGTGAGGACACCACATCCGACAGCGACATGGACGAGACCATCGACGTGGGTAGTGAGAATAATTACCCCGC CCAAAGCAGCAGCTCTTTTCTGAGATGTGCTTCTCCCACCACCACCTCGCAGGTCATGGCCCGAAAAAAACGCAGAGGG ATCATCGAGAAGCGACGGAGAGACCGGATCAATAACAGCTTATCAGAGTTGCGTCGCCTGGTGCCTACTGCTTTCGAGAAACAG GGCTCTGCTAAACTGGAGAAGGCTGAAATACTGCAGATGACAGTAGATCATCTAAAGATGCTCCAAGCTACAGGAGGAAAAG gTTATTTCGATTTCCATTCTCTGGCCATGGATTTCATGAGCATCGGTTTCCGTGAGTGTCTCACCGAAGTGGCTCGCTACCTGAGCTCGGTAGAAGGACTGGACTCAAGTGACCCTCTGCGCGTTCGCCTCGTCTCACACCTCAGCAGCTGTGCCGCTCAACTCGTCGCCtcatccatcacacaccatcctCAAGCCCTGCATCCGCTCCACCCGCTGCACCAGCTACCCGCAGCCTTTGTAGCACGCGCCACACCATCGGCCTCCTCCTCGTCTTCCTCTTCAGAGCCACATCGATCCTCTTTCTCTCACGCCAGCAGCATAGCACCGCCGCTCTCTACCTCCCTGCTCTCGCTCTCGGCAACCTTCCCCCTGTCGTTTCCTGCTGGATTCCCGCTCTTCGCTCCTGGCATGACGTCGTCGGCGACCATCAGCCCCTCCATTTCCAGCTCATCCACGTCATCAACGTCACAGCAGAGCAGCTCCGGCTCCAGCTCTGCTAAACCGTATCGGCCATGGGGGACTGAAGTGGGAGCCTTCTGA